In Caldicellulosiruptor obsidiansis OB47, a single window of DNA contains:
- a CDS encoding GntR family transcriptional regulator, which translates to MFIKIDFTSDIPIYEQIKNQIIEAVARGELQNGDSLPSIRDLASEIGVNMHTVAKAYNELKYMGLIAINKKHGAYIAVSKNYDKEFLNEIIKEVTPIVAKAICKGMNKYELIRLIETIFDDFGGKKDA; encoded by the coding sequence ATGTTTATAAAAATTGACTTTACCTCTGACATACCAATTTATGAGCAAATAAAGAACCAAATAATAGAGGCAGTAGCAAGAGGAGAACTTCAAAATGGTGATAGTCTTCCTTCTATCCGAGACCTTGCAAGCGAAATCGGCGTCAACATGCACACAGTTGCAAAGGCATATAATGAGCTCAAATACATGGGACTTATTGCTATTAACAAAAAGCATGGGGCTTATATTGCTGTGAGTAAAAATTATGATAAAGAGTTTTTAAATGAGATAATAAAAGAAGTTACCCCAATTGTTGCAAAAGCCATTTGCAAGGGTATGAATAAGTATGAATTAATAAGGTTGATTGAAACTATTTTTGATGATTTTGGGGGAAAGAAAGATGCATGA
- a CDS encoding YhfC family intramembrane metalloprotease, whose amino-acid sequence MISNLKIIFMCITLIISVFFPFVLAVIVLKKYSGVLKSILIGALIFFISQIVLRMPIIQILSKQNYFIEFSKHYILYSLFLGMTAGIFEEIGRYIGFRGFLKDRLNYQNGIAYGIGHGGIESVLIVGITYINNIVYSFLINAGILDSLLKGKVGAGVVGTIKSALINTPDSAFLFAGFERIFTMAIQIALSLLVLVAVKKRKLYYLLLAILLHTIIDAPVAYMSLLKVNIFVLEFVVLLWAVLSLVYIIKWQDIHRIQEN is encoded by the coding sequence TTGATATCTAATTTAAAAATTATCTTTATGTGCATTACACTTATTATTTCAGTGTTCTTTCCGTTTGTGCTGGCAGTGATTGTTTTAAAAAAGTACTCGGGAGTTTTGAAGTCAATATTAATAGGAGCGTTGATATTTTTCATTTCTCAGATTGTTCTGAGAATGCCTATAATTCAGATTTTATCAAAACAAAATTACTTTATAGAATTTTCCAAACATTACATTTTATATTCTCTATTTTTAGGCATGACAGCTGGAATTTTTGAAGAGATTGGTAGATACATTGGTTTTAGAGGGTTTTTAAAAGATAGGCTCAACTATCAAAATGGTATTGCTTATGGAATTGGGCATGGGGGAATTGAGTCAGTTTTAATTGTTGGGATAACCTATATAAATAACATTGTGTATTCATTCTTAATCAATGCTGGAATTTTAGATTCGCTTCTAAAAGGCAAGGTTGGAGCTGGGGTAGTCGGTACTATAAAAAGTGCCCTGATAAATACGCCAGATTCGGCGTTTCTTTTTGCCGGCTTTGAAAGAATCTTCACAATGGCAATTCAGATTGCTCTTTCGCTTTTGGTTCTGGTAGCTGTTAAGAAAAGAAAGCTTTATTATCTTCTTCTGGCGATATTGCTTCACACAATTATTGATGCACCGGTTGCGTACATGTCATTATTGAAAGTTAATATATTTGTTCTTGAGTTTGTAGTTTTGCTATGGGCTGTGTTGAGCTTGGTCTACATTATAAAGTGGCAAGACATTCATAGAATACAAGAAAACTAA
- a CDS encoding efflux RND transporter permease subunit, producing the protein MHKFGLFIAKHRKLVLVIAVLLLIPSVYGFITTKINYDILTYLPKDLDSTKGQEILDKDFKQAAISMLIVKGKMNISDIQKMKEKISKVNGVEKVIWIDDFLDPTIPKDMLPEVLRTTFYSKDSTLLLIQFSNSAASIETQNAISEIRKIATKQCFLSGMSAIIKDTRDLSDRETPLYVAIAVLFIFILLILTMESPVIPILFLLSIGMAIIYNLGTNKFLGQISYITKALAAVLQLGVTMDFSIFLMHRYDEERKRFESKEEAMAEAISKTLVAILSSAATAIAGFLALCAMRLRIGADIGIVMAKGVFLGVLGTITILPALILEFDNAIHKYRLKNILPTFSHTANFVSKNYVILFIIFLIAFIPAIYGRNNLKVYYNLIDSLPKTMKSVEATDLLKKEYNMITTHMILVDRSLPGYKIKSMCEEIKNVKGVEKVLAFDEVLGPAIPKNFIPQELKDNFEKGKYKLIMVNSAYKAATQEENQQIEMIQHIVKKYSKNSYVTGEGVLTKDMIEMADIDLKRVDFISILAIFIIILITFKSISIPVILVSAIELAILINLSIPYYTKTVVPFIASIVLGTIQLGSAINYAILMTTRFREEIRKGLDRFEAIRVAVKTSSRSVVTSALAFAFSTLAVAIIAKIDMIRSLCEMLSRGAVISMIVILFILPSLLLLFEGVIAKTTFSWGTKKASIKPEEEYETL; encoded by the coding sequence ATGCATAAATTTGGCCTTTTTATAGCAAAGCATAGAAAACTTGTATTAGTGATTGCAGTTTTGCTTTTGATACCGTCAGTTTATGGGTTTATTACAACAAAGATAAATTATGATATCCTCACATATTTGCCTAAGGATTTAGATTCCACAAAAGGGCAAGAAATACTTGACAAAGATTTCAAGCAAGCTGCAATATCTATGCTAATTGTAAAAGGTAAGATGAACATTTCTGATATTCAAAAGATGAAAGAAAAAATTTCAAAAGTTAATGGAGTTGAAAAAGTTATATGGATTGATGACTTTTTAGATCCTACAATTCCAAAAGATATGTTACCAGAGGTATTAAGAACAACCTTCTATAGTAAAGACTCCACCCTTTTGTTGATTCAGTTCAGTAACTCTGCAGCATCAATTGAAACACAGAACGCAATTTCTGAAATTAGAAAAATAGCTACAAAACAGTGTTTTTTGAGTGGTATGTCAGCAATAATCAAAGACACAAGAGATCTTTCAGACAGAGAAACTCCGCTTTATGTTGCTATTGCAGTTTTATTTATATTCATTCTATTAATTTTGACAATGGAATCTCCGGTAATACCAATCTTATTTTTGCTGAGCATTGGAATGGCTATTATCTATAACCTTGGGACAAATAAGTTCCTTGGACAGATTTCTTATATAACAAAGGCTTTAGCAGCAGTTTTGCAACTTGGTGTAACCATGGATTTTTCAATCTTCCTTATGCACAGATATGATGAAGAAAGAAAAAGATTTGAATCAAAGGAAGAGGCTATGGCAGAGGCAATATCAAAGACCCTGGTTGCAATACTCTCAAGCGCTGCAACAGCCATTGCAGGATTTTTAGCACTTTGTGCAATGCGACTTAGAATCGGGGCAGATATAGGGATTGTCATGGCAAAAGGAGTATTTTTGGGCGTGCTTGGAACAATTACAATACTTCCAGCACTGATACTTGAATTTGATAATGCAATCCATAAATATAGGCTTAAAAACATATTGCCAACATTTAGCCATACAGCAAACTTTGTTTCTAAAAATTATGTAATTTTGTTTATAATCTTTCTCATTGCATTTATACCTGCTATATATGGTAGAAATAATTTGAAGGTTTACTATAACCTTATTGATTCACTGCCAAAAACAATGAAGTCTGTTGAGGCAACTGATCTTCTCAAAAAAGAATATAACATGATTACTACTCATATGATTCTGGTTGACAGGTCTTTACCGGGTTACAAAATCAAAAGTATGTGTGAGGAAATTAAGAATGTAAAAGGTGTAGAGAAAGTTTTGGCATTTGATGAAGTTTTAGGTCCGGCTATACCGAAGAATTTTATTCCGCAAGAATTAAAAGATAATTTTGAAAAAGGTAAATATAAACTTATTATGGTAAACTCTGCTTACAAAGCAGCAACGCAGGAGGAAAATCAACAGATAGAGATGATTCAGCATATTGTAAAGAAGTACAGCAAAAACTCTTATGTGACTGGAGAAGGTGTTTTGACAAAAGATATGATTGAAATGGCAGATATAGACCTCAAAAGAGTGGATTTTATTTCAATTTTAGCAATATTTATTATCATTTTGATTACGTTTAAATCAATCTCAATACCAGTAATTTTGGTATCTGCTATAGAGCTTGCAATTTTGATTAATTTATCAATTCCATATTATACAAAAACAGTGGTGCCGTTTATTGCCTCAATAGTTCTTGGAACAATTCAACTTGGCTCTGCTATAAACTATGCCATTTTGATGACAACAAGGTTCAGGGAAGAAATACGAAAAGGACTTGACAGGTTTGAAGCTATAAGAGTAGCAGTGAAAACTTCTTCAAGGTCTGTTGTTACAAGTGCACTTGCGTTTGCATTTTCAACACTAGCAGTAGCAATCATTGCAAAAATAGATATGATAAGAAGTCTTTGTGAAATGCTCTCAAGAGGTGCAGTCATAAGTATGATAGTTATATTGTTTATTCTGCCATCATTGCTTCTTTTATTTGAAGGTGTTATTGCAAAAACAACGTTCAGCTGGGGAACAAAAAAAGCTTCAATAAAACCTGAAGAAGAATATGAGACTTTGTAG
- the uvrC gene encoding excinuclease ABC subunit UvrC, whose translation MLLEEKLSNLPTSPGVYIMKDENGNVIYVGKAVNLRNRVRQYFQNSSDMLPKTRLMVKKIKDLDYIVTDNEIEALILECNLIKEYRPKYNVLLRDDKNYQYIKITNEMFPRLVTTRKIEKDGSRYFGPYVSGYSVKQTVELLKSLFMLRTCKKKFPDQLGKGRPCLNFYIEKCLGVCKGDVAEEEYQRLVEGAIKVLSGKGDEIVQELKAKMFEYAENLMFEKAQEIKNKLSSLEQIITKQKVIYADDRSEDVINFAKDHTHIAIVVLIIRNGKLINKEEFVLKADEDTFERFLEQYYSDVVSLPKEIIIPHTIENADNIEKMIEKLYGFKVKVTVPKQGEKKQLLDMAKKNAEISLANRQRVGDVYAEALLTLKNLLGLENEIEKIESYDISNIAGADNVGTLIVFEDGRFNKEFYRKFKIKGFEGQDDIKSVKEVLTRRFTSLEKHGRIPDLILIDGGQNQVNAALEVLNTLGFSIPVAGMVKDDRHKTRDLIYNGKEVGIQEYPLVYKLIYAIQEETHRFAVKFHREVRKKHLYESILDEIEGIGEKRKLKLFRTFGSIDNLRKASIEEIVKAADIPYEVALKIKEKIGV comes from the coding sequence ATGTTGCTTGAGGAAAAGCTTTCAAATCTTCCGACATCGCCAGGGGTTTATATAATGAAAGACGAAAATGGAAATGTTATATATGTTGGTAAGGCTGTAAACCTGCGAAATAGGGTCAGACAGTATTTTCAAAATTCATCAGACATGCTGCCAAAGACAAGGCTTATGGTGAAAAAAATAAAAGACCTTGACTATATTGTGACAGACAACGAGATAGAAGCCTTGATCTTAGAGTGCAACCTCATAAAAGAATACAGGCCAAAGTACAATGTTCTGTTGAGAGATGATAAAAACTACCAGTATATAAAGATAACAAACGAGATGTTTCCAAGGCTTGTGACAACAAGAAAGATTGAAAAGGACGGCAGCCGATATTTTGGTCCATATGTCAGTGGGTATTCTGTAAAGCAGACGGTAGAGCTACTCAAAAGCCTTTTTATGCTCAGGACTTGCAAGAAAAAGTTTCCTGACCAGCTTGGCAAAGGCAGACCCTGCCTTAATTTTTATATAGAAAAGTGTCTTGGTGTATGCAAAGGGGATGTAGCAGAAGAAGAGTACCAGAGACTTGTTGAAGGGGCAATAAAAGTTTTGAGCGGCAAAGGTGATGAGATTGTTCAGGAGCTCAAAGCAAAAATGTTTGAATATGCTGAAAATCTAATGTTTGAAAAGGCACAGGAGATAAAAAATAAGCTTTCAAGTCTTGAGCAAATAATCACAAAACAGAAAGTCATTTATGCGGATGACAGAAGTGAAGATGTTATAAACTTCGCAAAAGACCACACACACATTGCAATTGTTGTGCTGATTATCAGAAATGGCAAACTTATAAACAAGGAAGAGTTTGTTTTGAAAGCCGATGAGGACACATTTGAGAGATTTTTAGAGCAGTACTACTCTGATGTTGTATCGCTGCCAAAGGAAATCATAATTCCTCACACAATAGAAAATGCTGACAATATTGAAAAGATGATAGAAAAACTTTATGGTTTCAAAGTGAAAGTAACTGTTCCGAAACAGGGTGAAAAAAAGCAGCTTCTTGACATGGCAAAAAAGAATGCAGAGATTTCTCTTGCAAACAGGCAAAGAGTAGGTGATGTATATGCTGAGGCGCTTTTAACTCTTAAAAATCTCCTTGGACTTGAGAATGAAATTGAAAAGATTGAAAGCTATGATATTTCCAACATTGCAGGTGCTGACAATGTAGGGACTTTGATTGTGTTTGAGGATGGGAGGTTCAACAAAGAGTTTTACAGGAAGTTCAAGATAAAAGGATTTGAGGGTCAGGATGATATAAAAAGCGTCAAAGAGGTTTTGACAAGAAGATTTACTAGCTTAGAAAAACATGGGCGAATTCCTGATTTGATATTGATTGATGGTGGACAAAATCAGGTTAATGCTGCATTAGAGGTTTTGAACACTTTGGGATTTTCTATTCCTGTTGCTGGCATGGTAAAGGATGATAGACACAAAACAAGAGACTTGATTTACAATGGTAAAGAAGTAGGTATTCAAGAGTATCCGCTTGTGTATAAACTTATATATGCTATTCAAGAAGAGACGCACAGGTTTGCAGTGAAGTTCCACAGAGAAGTTAGAAAGAAACATCTGTATGAGTCAATTTTAGATGAAATAGAGGGAATAGGAGAGAAAAGAAAACTTAAGCTCTTTAGAACTTTTGGCTCAATTGATAATTTGCGGAAAGCAAGCATTGAAGAGATTGTAAAAGCTGCTGATATTCCATATGAAGTAGCTTTGAAGATAAAAGAAAAGATTGGAGTATAA
- a CDS encoding coiled-coil domain-containing protein, with translation MMRNIRFLKLISLCVATVFLLTNVAFAGEAVKKETVYVILDATGKVKSQIVTDWIHSDTPNSTIKDKSELENIVNLKGDESPQKDGKYITWKLNTNDLFYQGTISKQLPFIVSIKYYLNGKEIEPQYLAGRSGKVKIKIEVENKQHKIVKINGKNKTIYLPLTFAAVVNLPLDKFENVKTNVGEVITEGNTQAVVSVLLPGLLESLGMKSENDIVDIPKYIEITAACKYFELSPIYMVATNKLLDIKDIKEIDSIDSLQKAINTLYTSSEKILEGAVKLSGGEKEFTLNFEKFTNGLKLLSDASGQLCKGIESLEDGTNKLYTSSKQLKIGTGELNKNSQKLYKGVAEFGDGVYKYTYATSQFSDGAIKIVDGYELLFAKNQELFEAVKKVSSGLDLATSSQKDLVAGAKKLEDAIQNLLEGNKKELEVLNIVYNGFDAIISGLQKLESIPVVKDVVSNLIAGIDKQRQAIKGLIDSKQAMINGLSQILDNLKKMSQGQEKLSIALMQLKDAQAKIANSSDLIVQNQKLLKQSATKLKDSKNILDEGAKKLLNSKDQLVNGTKSFCEGIEKLDSATAQFVSGTEKLNEGAKQLSGGMMEFDKNIKMVYSASGKLLEGSKKLEDGAESLSINYHKFHNEGIQKLYSKADETIEKLNDIKDTLNELKEFSQSYKTFSGISDELDGEVKFILKTDEIKAKEEKQVLKEIKTVSLQNNEKKSFWKWLLGLLHIKVE, from the coding sequence ATGATGAGAAATATAAGATTTTTAAAATTAATTTCTCTGTGTGTTGCAACAGTGTTTTTATTAACAAACGTTGCTTTTGCTGGTGAAGCTGTAAAGAAAGAAACAGTGTACGTTATTTTAGATGCTACCGGAAAAGTAAAAAGTCAGATAGTAACTGACTGGATACATTCAGATACTCCAAATTCTACAATAAAAGACAAATCAGAGCTTGAAAATATAGTAAATCTAAAAGGTGACGAAAGTCCCCAAAAGGATGGTAAATATATTACATGGAAGTTAAATACCAATGATTTATTCTATCAGGGAACTATATCAAAGCAACTTCCTTTTATAGTTTCAATTAAATATTACTTGAATGGAAAAGAGATAGAACCTCAATATTTAGCAGGAAGGTCTGGAAAGGTAAAAATTAAAATAGAAGTTGAAAATAAGCAGCACAAGATTGTAAAGATTAATGGAAAGAATAAAACAATCTATCTACCTTTGACTTTTGCTGCAGTTGTAAATCTTCCTCTTGATAAATTTGAGAATGTCAAGACAAATGTTGGTGAGGTGATAACAGAGGGAAATACACAGGCTGTGGTTTCGGTGCTTTTACCTGGTCTTTTGGAGAGCCTTGGGATGAAGAGTGAAAATGATATTGTAGATATTCCAAAATATATAGAAATCACAGCTGCTTGTAAGTATTTTGAGCTTTCTCCAATCTATATGGTTGCAACAAATAAACTACTTGACATAAAAGACATAAAAGAGATTGATTCAATTGATAGTTTGCAAAAAGCTATTAATACACTTTACACATCAAGTGAAAAAATCCTTGAAGGTGCTGTAAAACTTTCTGGTGGAGAGAAAGAGTTTACACTGAATTTTGAAAAGTTTACAAATGGTTTAAAACTTTTATCAGATGCGTCAGGTCAACTTTGTAAAGGAATAGAAAGTCTTGAAGACGGAACAAATAAACTCTATACATCCTCAAAACAGCTGAAGATAGGAACAGGTGAACTTAATAAAAACTCTCAAAAGCTTTACAAAGGTGTGGCAGAGTTTGGAGATGGGGTTTATAAATACACATATGCAACTTCACAGTTTTCAGACGGTGCAATAAAAATAGTAGATGGATATGAGCTTCTTTTTGCAAAGAATCAAGAACTATTTGAAGCTGTAAAAAAAGTATCATCTGGTCTTGATTTAGCTACTTCTTCACAGAAGGATTTAGTGGCTGGGGCAAAGAAGCTGGAGGATGCAATTCAAAATCTTCTTGAAGGGAATAAAAAGGAACTTGAGGTTTTGAACATAGTTTACAATGGATTTGATGCAATTATTTCTGGTTTACAAAAGTTAGAAAGTATTCCTGTTGTTAAGGATGTGGTTTCAAACCTTATAGCAGGGATTGACAAACAAAGACAGGCAATAAAGGGTTTAATTGATTCAAAACAGGCAATGATAAATGGTCTTTCACAGATTCTTGATAATTTAAAAAAGATGTCTCAGGGGCAAGAAAAGTTAAGCATAGCTTTGATGCAGTTGAAAGATGCACAGGCTAAAATTGCAAACTCGTCTGATTTGATTGTACAGAATCAAAAACTTTTAAAACAGTCAGCGACTAAGCTAAAAGATAGTAAAAATATTTTGGATGAAGGAGCAAAAAAACTTTTAAATTCAAAAGATCAACTTGTAAACGGTACAAAATCATTTTGTGAAGGGATAGAAAAACTTGATAGTGCAACGGCACAGTTTGTCTCTGGCACAGAAAAGTTGAATGAAGGTGCAAAACAGCTCTCTGGTGGGATGATGGAATTTGATAAAAATATAAAAATGGTTTATTCGGCATCAGGGAAACTTTTAGAAGGTTCAAAAAAACTTGAAGATGGTGCAGAGTCTCTTAGTATTAATTATCATAAATTTCACAACGAAGGTATACAAAAGCTGTATTCTAAAGCAGATGAGACAATAGAAAAACTAAATGATATAAAGGATACTTTAAATGAGCTTAAAGAATTTTCACAAAGTTATAAGACATTTTCTGGTATTTCAGATGAACTTGATGGTGAAGTGAAATTTATTTTAAAGACAGATGAGATAAAAGCAAAGGAAGAAAAACAGGTTTTAAAAGAAATAAAAACAGTAAGTTTACAGAATAATGAGAAGAAAAGTTTTTGGAAGTGGCTTTTAGGGCTTTTGCATATCAAGGTGGAATGA
- the hprK gene encoding HPr(Ser) kinase/phosphatase: MFYTTVGKMLKELNLESLTEISGLEERKIKDMNLNRPALQLMGFFEYFDEQRIQIIGISEMAYLKTMTPTQRRDAIERLFQRNIPCVIITSNQQPFEEFLEFSKKYGVPLLRTQEVTTRFMTNLSTFLTHELAPRITRHGTLVNVYGEGVLMLGESGVGKSETALELVKRGHILVADDAVEIRKVSEKTLVGEAPEIIRHLIEIRGIGILDVKNLFGVGCVKESERIDLVIQLETWKQGKEYERLGLHDQYIEILGIKVPTLVIPVRPGRNLAIIVEVAAMNNRQKKMGYNAAKALTERLQRQMSRGNETVE; the protein is encoded by the coding sequence TTGTTTTATACAACAGTTGGTAAAATGCTCAAAGAACTTAATTTAGAGTCTTTAACAGAAATTAGTGGACTTGAAGAAAGAAAAATAAAGGATATGAACCTGAACAGACCGGCTTTACAGCTTATGGGTTTTTTTGAATATTTTGATGAACAAAGGATTCAGATAATAGGAATTTCTGAGATGGCGTATTTGAAGACCATGACACCCACGCAGCGAAGAGATGCAATTGAGAGACTTTTTCAGCGAAATATTCCGTGTGTGATTATTACCTCAAACCAGCAACCTTTTGAAGAGTTTTTAGAATTTTCAAAAAAATATGGTGTTCCTCTTCTTCGTACTCAAGAGGTTACAACAAGGTTCATGACAAACTTGAGTACATTTTTAACACACGAACTTGCACCAAGGATTACCCGCCATGGCACTCTTGTCAATGTGTATGGTGAAGGTGTTTTGATGCTTGGCGAAAGTGGGGTTGGGAAGAGCGAAACTGCTTTAGAGCTTGTGAAGAGAGGGCACATACTTGTTGCAGACGATGCAGTTGAAATTCGAAAGGTTTCTGAGAAAACACTTGTCGGTGAAGCACCTGAGATTATAAGGCATCTTATAGAAATTCGAGGAATTGGTATTTTGGATGTTAAAAACCTGTTTGGTGTTGGTTGTGTTAAAGAGTCCGAAAGAATTGACCTTGTAATTCAGCTTGAAACTTGGAAACAGGGAAAGGAATATGAACGACTTGGTCTTCATGACCAGTACATAGAAATTTTGGGGATAAAAGTACCAACGCTTGTGATACCTGTACGACCCGGCAGAAATCTTGCAATTATTGTTGAGGTTGCTGCAATGAACAACAGACAAAAGAAGATGGGCTATAATGCAGCAAAGGCTTTAACAGAAAGATTGCAGCGACAGATGAGTAGAGGAAATGAAACTGTTGAATAA
- a CDS encoding DUF1648 domain-containing protein, with amino-acid sequence MHEKLLIFILSFPAQIFLVLLCFFIPYFSREHILFGVNVPPTIKKSEVTKKFYKEYWKNFALTVLIPTLLFFYILFESTERVLIKYNILYPLFVIVLMTLNHYVIYRKVLKAKKKGNWQEGKKQIVVVPIKKDKKGGYPSRLWFLVPIGVFIGLLIITVVRYNQLPKIIPLHYNLKLEVDYIGPKSELIKPLSVMFGSMLLAQGLGYFVYELTKKGKMKLSIYFPEKSAEQNEKVKSYTAYFLIWILVLIELIMGLVIFSMLDIINIQTTLALLPVFLIFPLITLGYYLMKVFNINSERLNLMPEEKISEKIIDRDDDKYWIAGMFYYNPDDPALFVERRVGGFGWDLNYAKPLGKFIGFLIIGILVAVVVVSLVLI; translated from the coding sequence ATGCATGAAAAACTACTGATTTTTATCCTTTCTTTTCCTGCACAGATTTTTCTTGTTCTACTGTGTTTTTTTATTCCGTACTTTTCGAGAGAGCATATTTTGTTTGGGGTAAACGTTCCGCCTACTATTAAAAAAAGTGAAGTTACAAAGAAATTTTATAAAGAATACTGGAAAAACTTTGCTCTAACAGTTTTAATTCCTACTTTGTTGTTTTTCTATATTCTTTTTGAGAGTACAGAGAGAGTTTTGATAAAATACAACATATTATATCCACTGTTTGTCATTGTTTTAATGACACTCAATCACTATGTAATCTACAGAAAAGTTTTAAAAGCTAAGAAAAAAGGTAATTGGCAAGAAGGAAAAAAGCAAATTGTGGTTGTCCCTATTAAAAAGGATAAAAAAGGGGGATATCCGTCAAGGTTGTGGTTTTTAGTACCAATTGGTGTGTTTATAGGTTTGTTAATAATAACTGTAGTGAGATACAACCAACTTCCTAAGATAATTCCACTTCATTACAACCTAAAGCTTGAAGTTGATTATATTGGGCCAAAGTCAGAACTCATAAAGCCTCTCAGTGTGATGTTTGGAAGTATGTTGTTAGCTCAGGGACTGGGATATTTTGTTTATGAGCTAACAAAAAAAGGTAAAATGAAACTGAGTATATATTTTCCTGAGAAATCTGCAGAGCAGAACGAGAAAGTAAAAAGCTATACAGCGTACTTTTTGATTTGGATTTTAGTCTTAATAGAGCTTATAATGGGTTTGGTTATTTTTTCAATGCTTGACATCATAAATATTCAAACCACGTTGGCCTTACTTCCAGTTTTTCTCATATTTCCCTTAATAACATTAGGATATTATCTTATGAAAGTATTCAACATTAATTCTGAAAGATTAAATTTGATGCCAGAAGAAAAAATATCCGAAAAAATAATTGACAGAGATGACGACAAATACTGGATTGCAGGGATGTTTTATTACAATCCTGACGACCCTGCCCTCTTTGTCGAAAGGCGGGTTGGGGGATTTGGCTGGGATTTAAACTACGCAAAGCCGCTTGGCAAGTTCATAGGGTTTTTAATAATTGGTATTTTGGTTGCAG